A window of Cohnella herbarum contains these coding sequences:
- a CDS encoding TrkH family potassium uptake protein produces the protein MVRKWFSSLIASPPRLLVLGFAMIILLGAGLLMLPFSHTQDSAPRFIDALFTATSATCVTGLVVVDTGTYWTTAGQLIILTMIQVGGLGFMTMATLFAIILKRRISLKERLVLQESLNQTSIEGIIRLVRKVVVYALTIELVGAILFTARFLFDMPVGEAMYKGAFHAVSFFNNAGFDIMGDYRSLVDYVGDPLVNIVTMLLIILGGLGFVVLSDLVDFRNMKRKLSLHSKVVLSMSGILIVTGAALILIFEYTNGKTFAPLGFGEKLLAAFMQSVSPRTAGVNSVDIAGLRQATQFIIIILMFIGASPGSTGGGIKTTTFTALVGAVVAMVRGKEDVVLFKMRLAQERVYKALTVTLFAFGLVIVATMILSTTEDHQFLMILFEVTSAFGTVGLSMGLTGDLTVAGKIIIILMMFMGRLGPLTLTYALGRKQGRALYRHAEGKIIIG, from the coding sequence GTGGTACGGAAATGGTTTAGTTCGCTCATAGCTTCCCCGCCCAGACTTCTCGTGTTGGGATTCGCAATGATTATATTGCTCGGCGCGGGATTGCTGATGCTGCCCTTCTCGCACACCCAAGACTCCGCTCCCCGGTTCATCGATGCGCTGTTTACGGCAACGTCGGCGACCTGCGTCACCGGACTTGTCGTGGTCGACACCGGGACGTACTGGACAACGGCCGGTCAACTCATCATATTGACTATGATACAGGTCGGCGGATTAGGATTTATGACGATGGCAACGTTGTTCGCGATTATTCTTAAACGCCGGATTTCACTGAAGGAAAGGCTTGTTCTGCAAGAATCGTTAAACCAGACGAGTATCGAAGGCATCATACGTTTAGTCCGTAAGGTAGTCGTTTACGCTTTAACGATCGAGCTTGTCGGAGCAATTCTGTTCACTGCGCGTTTCCTGTTCGATATGCCCGTTGGAGAGGCCATGTATAAAGGCGCGTTTCATGCGGTGTCTTTCTTCAACAATGCGGGGTTCGACATTATGGGGGACTATCGGAGTCTCGTAGATTATGTAGGAGATCCTTTGGTTAATATCGTAACGATGCTGTTGATCATTCTAGGCGGACTCGGTTTCGTCGTCTTATCGGACTTGGTCGACTTTCGTAATATGAAACGTAAATTATCGCTTCATTCCAAAGTCGTGCTCAGCATGTCCGGTATTCTGATCGTAACGGGAGCGGCGCTTATTCTCATCTTCGAGTACACGAACGGCAAAACGTTCGCTCCTCTCGGCTTCGGAGAGAAGCTGCTGGCCGCTTTCATGCAGTCGGTGTCTCCGAGGACGGCCGGCGTTAACTCTGTGGATATTGCGGGCTTACGGCAAGCGACGCAGTTTATCATCATTATCCTCATGTTCATCGGGGCTTCTCCCGGTTCTACTGGCGGAGGAATCAAGACGACGACTTTTACGGCGCTTGTCGGAGCCGTCGTTGCGATGGTCAGAGGTAAAGAAGATGTCGTATTGTTCAAAATGAGGTTGGCTCAGGAACGGGTGTACAAGGCGTTAACCGTTACGTTATTCGCGTTCGGTCTCGTCATCGTGGCGACGATGATCTTGTCGACGACGGAAGATCACCAATTCCTCATGATCTTGTTCGAAGTAACTTCCGCGTTCGGTACGGTCGGCTTATCGATGGGTCTAACCGGAGATTTGACCGTCGCTGGAAAAATCATCATTATCCTTATGATGTTTATGGGGCGGTTAGGTCCGCTGACTTTGACATATGCGCTTGGACGAAAGCAAGGGCGGGCCTTGTATCGTCATGCGGAAGGTAAAATTATTATCGGGTAG
- a CDS encoding LysR family transcriptional regulator: MLEDMRLFATIVEQTSLNKAAERLNLSQPALSRRLARLESELEVDLFRRIGKRLELTAAGQVTYEFALELRQFHGSYLQKLNAFKSSEAHVATIGASLTTLQTTLPDLITAITEKHPNLEIKAVTGKSHEIATLVKERKVDFGIVASSVIYDPAITSLPLFEDHLILVLPRTHIILERTQLEMSDLDGLPMILFAPGTWYRTLTDELLKKYNLKPDVRMEIDSFEAIIRLLSACRAGTLLPKSYLREQVLIDNDLYLVRIKELEGTKRTTSLIHGDPVWLAPSTRYLIEETTAYFDRGANRLKES, from the coding sequence GTGCTCGAAGATATGCGGCTATTCGCGACGATTGTAGAACAAACAAGCCTAAACAAAGCAGCGGAAAGATTAAACCTGTCGCAACCCGCCCTGTCCCGCCGTTTAGCCCGGCTTGAATCGGAGCTTGAGGTCGACCTGTTCCGAAGAATCGGCAAGCGACTCGAACTAACGGCAGCCGGACAAGTCACTTACGAATTCGCGCTTGAGTTACGACAATTCCACGGCAGCTATTTACAGAAACTGAACGCTTTCAAATCGTCGGAAGCGCACGTAGCTACGATCGGAGCCAGCTTGACGACTCTCCAGACGACGCTGCCCGATCTTATTACCGCAATTACCGAGAAGCACCCTAATCTTGAGATTAAAGCCGTCACGGGCAAGTCGCACGAAATCGCCACGCTCGTTAAAGAACGCAAAGTCGATTTCGGAATCGTAGCCTCGTCCGTCATCTACGATCCCGCTATTACCAGTTTACCCTTGTTTGAAGATCATCTTATCCTCGTCCTTCCGAGAACGCATATTATATTAGAAAGAACGCAATTGGAAATGTCCGATCTCGACGGCCTTCCGATGATTCTTTTTGCGCCGGGAACGTGGTACCGAACTCTGACAGACGAATTATTAAAAAAATATAACCTTAAGCCGGATGTCCGGATGGAAATCGACTCTTTCGAGGCCATTATTCGGTTATTATCCGCTTGCCGCGCGGGCACTTTGCTTCCTAAATCTTACCTGCGCGAGCAAGTTCTCATCGATAACGATTTATACCTCGTGCGCATCAAAGAGCTTGAGGGGACTAAGCGGACGACGTCTCTCATTCACGGCGACCCGGTCTGGCTCGCTCCTTCGACGCGCTATTTGATCGAGGAAACGACCGCCTATTTCGACCGCGGGGCAAACCGTCTCAAAGAATCTTAA
- a CDS encoding CPBP family intramembrane glutamic endopeptidase produces the protein MTGFAPSSMDKRWIWTATIGMIIFLFIQVFPVTGQLFATDVQNVMTRSQAEAKALNWAEEKFGIPSDQLQKTTVTHLTNSDATGYFSKNDFFTDYDKQWSSGTPTDTYAVELHLREDIGRLLLFLNMETGSLVAWEHYGDKPAQSIESAGDKESGTQLAAKALQYASFWGVNPEEWKWDDQPVKYGTLKFVSTKGDIGEAKLWLKVDMPPGYSALHSSFPEWRGGSATYGVDLPSSFLDYIENQEKWSINLSMFGFFLPQIILFILAIVYTGTHGGHTSYRRGIFLSIAFFVLHAGLTFNRIPGLRAESWDAGASIGDNVNLIVNLVTFAAMALLTYFSAVGGDGLWKSMGRSLWPRWKEPGYGAAILKSVREGYFLAFILLGAQSLILLILEQTLGSFASSDATQSMYNMSIPLLLPLLAWCAGISEELQSRLFGIGVFRNWFVAGARKLLGREPSNKTAVVLTTIAIVPPGLIWALGHVGYAIFPVYTRIIELVLMSFLFGWFMLRFGIMTVIFAHVTLDAILMGMQMMFDGLPWDFAGGVFSLVMPGLVGIVIWWLHRAIRSRKETGRPYA, from the coding sequence TTGACTGGATTTGCTCCATCCTCGATGGATAAGCGATGGATTTGGACTGCCACGATCGGTATGATTATTTTTTTGTTCATTCAAGTATTCCCCGTAACGGGGCAATTGTTTGCAACCGATGTTCAAAATGTGATGACGAGATCCCAAGCCGAAGCGAAAGCGCTGAACTGGGCGGAGGAAAAATTCGGTATTCCATCGGATCAGTTGCAGAAAACGACGGTTACGCATCTGACCAATAGCGATGCCACCGGTTACTTTTCCAAAAACGATTTTTTTACCGACTACGACAAACAATGGTCCTCGGGTACTCCTACCGATACATACGCGGTTGAACTGCATCTTCGCGAAGATATCGGCAGACTTCTGCTATTCCTGAACATGGAAACCGGGAGTTTGGTCGCATGGGAGCACTATGGCGATAAGCCTGCTCAATCGATCGAGTCCGCCGGAGACAAGGAGAGCGGAACTCAGCTTGCGGCAAAAGCGTTACAATACGCGTCATTCTGGGGCGTTAATCCCGAAGAGTGGAAGTGGGACGATCAACCGGTCAAGTACGGAACTCTTAAGTTCGTTTCAACAAAAGGCGACATCGGTGAAGCCAAATTATGGCTTAAAGTCGACATGCCGCCAGGATATAGCGCTCTGCACTCGTCCTTCCCCGAATGGCGAGGCGGGTCAGCAACTTATGGCGTAGATCTCCCCTCGTCTTTCCTCGATTATATCGAGAACCAAGAAAAGTGGTCGATCAATCTTTCCATGTTCGGATTTTTCCTGCCTCAGATCATCCTGTTCATCCTTGCCATCGTGTACACGGGAACCCATGGCGGCCATACTTCCTACCGTAGGGGCATCTTCCTGTCGATCGCGTTCTTCGTGCTCCATGCTGGCTTAACATTTAACAGGATTCCTGGTTTGCGCGCAGAATCTTGGGACGCCGGCGCAAGTATCGGGGATAATGTTAACCTCATCGTCAACCTGGTTACGTTTGCGGCCATGGCCTTGCTGACTTACTTCTCCGCGGTCGGGGGGGACGGCTTGTGGAAATCGATGGGACGTTCCTTATGGCCGAGATGGAAAGAGCCCGGTTACGGAGCTGCGATACTGAAGAGCGTGAGAGAAGGGTATTTCCTCGCCTTTATCCTGCTCGGGGCGCAATCGCTCATCTTGCTTATTCTCGAACAAACCTTAGGCTCGTTCGCTTCCTCGGACGCGACGCAATCGATGTACAATATGAGCATTCCTTTGCTTCTTCCCCTACTGGCTTGGTGCGCCGGTATTTCGGAGGAGTTGCAAAGCCGGTTGTTCGGGATCGGCGTATTCCGCAATTGGTTTGTTGCCGGTGCGAGGAAGTTGCTTGGCCGCGAACCATCGAACAAAACCGCGGTCGTTCTGACGACGATTGCCATCGTTCCTCCGGGTTTGATCTGGGCGCTCGGTCATGTCGGATACGCGATTTTTCCTGTCTATACGCGCATTATCGAGCTTGTGCTGATGTCCTTTCTATTCGGTTGGTTCATGCTGCGCTTCGGCATTATGACCGTCATTTTCGCCCACGTCACGTTGGACGCGATTCTAATGGGCATGCAAATGATGTTCGACGGTTTGCCGTGGGATTTCGCCGGCGGCGTGTTCAGTCTTGTCATGCCCGGTCTCGTCGGCATCGTCATATGGTGGCTTCATAGGGCAATTCGATCGCGAAAAGAAACCGGCCGCCCTTATGCTTGA
- a CDS encoding polysaccharide deacetylase family protein, whose product MSGYGGIGEMTMSRFRSVVMALVSAVTLLSLLGDCTGAHAAYAAGTTQVKPSGNHWSEYERKYEGVFVLSASRGSRKVALTFDDVPDPRFTPQVLDVLKAKKVHATFFVVGTRSSKHPDLVKRIHREGHNLGNHSYSHPNFSKLNFAKVQEQIERAEHVIEGIVGFKPRLVRPPYGEILPKHLDWAKKRGYTVVNWDVDSSDWRQLSSDQVFRNVTRSVRPGSVVLMHAGGGQGQSLSGTVKALPQIIDWLRANHYEPVTLTDLLDIPERRKGQ is encoded by the coding sequence ATGAGCGGTTATGGGGGGATTGGCGAGATGACGATGTCGCGCTTTAGATCGGTGGTGATGGCGCTGGTAAGCGCCGTCACCCTTTTGTCTTTGTTGGGGGATTGTACTGGTGCGCATGCCGCTTATGCAGCTGGAACAACGCAGGTTAAGCCGTCCGGCAATCATTGGTCCGAATATGAACGCAAGTATGAAGGCGTGTTCGTATTGTCCGCGTCCCGGGGTTCGCGCAAAGTCGCGTTAACGTTCGACGACGTGCCGGACCCCCGGTTCACGCCGCAGGTTCTGGACGTCCTGAAAGCCAAGAAGGTTCATGCGACTTTCTTCGTCGTAGGAACCCGCAGCTCGAAACATCCGGATTTAGTCAAACGAATCCACCGGGAGGGCCATAACCTAGGTAATCATTCGTATAGCCACCCTAATTTCTCTAAGCTGAACTTCGCGAAGGTGCAAGAGCAGATCGAACGAGCGGAGCACGTGATCGAGGGGATCGTCGGGTTTAAACCAAGGCTAGTGCGTCCTCCATACGGGGAGATTTTACCAAAACATCTGGACTGGGCGAAAAAAAGAGGATATACGGTAGTGAATTGGGATGTGGATTCATCGGATTGGCGACAGTTAAGCTCGGATCAGGTGTTTCGGAACGTCACCCGCTCGGTACGGCCGGGTTCCGTCGTGCTGATGCATGCCGGAGGCGGACAAGGACAGAGCTTGTCCGGTACGGTCAAGGCGCTTCCGCAAATTATCGACTGGTTGCGCGCGAATCATTACGAGCCCGTGACTTTAACCGATCTGCTGGATATTCCCGAACGCAGAAAAGGGCAGTAA
- a CDS encoding TrkH family potassium uptake protein: MKKAVRWFSASPPRTLLLGFSFIIFLGALLLSLPISSVSGQTMSFIDALFTSTSATCVTGLVLFDTGAYFSTFGHWVILLLIQIGGIGFMTMATLFALILRRRISLKERLILQESLNQGSIEGLVRLVRKVIFYALALETVGAILYTIRFSIDMPLGRAMYHGVFHSISIFNNAGFDLSGDFTSFSKYSSDLYMNIVSMGLIILGGFGFIVLADLFDWKKKWKFSLHTKVVLSVSAALIVVGALIILIFEFTNSRSIGEEGFGQKVLMSFFQSVTTRSGGVTTVDITEFRQATQFFIIILMFIGASPGSTGGGIKTTTFAVLVGAVLAMIRGKEDVVLFRLRLAQERVYKAVTVTLFCIGIVLLGTLVLSTTEDAAFLKILFEATSAFGTVGLSMGLTGDLTLAGKLTIIFLMFIGRLGPLTLTYALGPKPGRVLYRHAEGKIIIG; the protein is encoded by the coding sequence ATTAAGAAAGCCGTTCGATGGTTCAGCGCATCGCCGCCGAGAACATTGTTGTTAGGATTTTCCTTCATTATTTTCCTTGGCGCGCTGCTGTTAAGTTTGCCTATTTCTTCCGTTAGCGGACAAACGATGTCTTTCATTGACGCCTTGTTTACTTCCACGTCAGCGACTTGCGTAACGGGATTAGTCTTATTCGATACCGGAGCTTACTTTTCCACGTTCGGGCATTGGGTCATTCTGCTGCTTATCCAAATCGGCGGAATCGGCTTTATGACGATGGCAACGTTGTTCGCGCTGATCCTGAGAAGAAGGATTTCGCTTAAGGAAAGACTTATTTTGCAAGAATCGCTTAATCAAGGCAGCATCGAAGGACTCGTTAGGCTTGTCCGAAAAGTAATATTTTATGCCTTGGCCCTTGAGACGGTAGGCGCGATATTGTATACGATCCGTTTCTCGATCGATATGCCCTTAGGGCGCGCGATGTATCATGGAGTATTCCATTCGATTTCAATTTTCAATAATGCCGGTTTCGACTTGTCGGGCGACTTTACCAGTTTCTCCAAATACTCATCCGATCTCTATATGAATATCGTTTCGATGGGATTGATTATTCTCGGCGGTTTCGGCTTTATCGTCCTTGCGGATTTGTTCGACTGGAAGAAGAAATGGAAATTCTCCTTACATACGAAGGTCGTTCTTAGCGTGTCGGCCGCATTGATCGTAGTTGGGGCGTTGATCATTCTGATCTTCGAATTTACGAACAGTCGGTCGATCGGGGAGGAAGGGTTCGGACAGAAAGTGCTTATGTCGTTCTTCCAATCCGTGACGACGCGGTCCGGGGGAGTTACGACGGTAGATATTACCGAGTTTCGTCAAGCGACGCAATTTTTCATTATTATCTTGATGTTTATCGGCGCTTCCCCGGGCTCTACGGGCGGAGGAATCAAGACGACGACTTTCGCCGTGCTGGTAGGTGCCGTGCTCGCTATGATTCGGGGGAAAGAAGACGTCGTATTGTTCCGTCTTCGATTGGCGCAAGAACGTGTATACAAGGCCGTAACGGTAACGCTGTTCTGTATCGGAATCGTATTGTTAGGCACGCTAGTGCTTTCCACGACGGAAGACGCGGCATTCCTGAAAATTTTGTTCGAAGCGACTTCGGCATTCGGTACGGTCGGTTTATCGATGGGTCTTACCGGTGACTTAACGTTAGCAGGGAAATTAACGATCATATTCCTCATGTTCATTGGCCGCTTAGGTCCGCTGACCTTGACGTACGCCCTAGGTCCGAAACCGGGTCGCGTACTTTACCGTCATGCGGAAGGTAAAATCATTATCGGATGA
- the sdhB gene encoding succinate dehydrogenase iron-sulfur subunit — translation MAEATTATKATTATGRKVKFIITRRERPDASPFTEEFEVPYRPNMNVISALMEIQRNPVKSNGEKTAPVCWESNCLEEVCGACSMVINGKPRQACSSLIDKLEQPIRLEPMATFPVVRDLVINRERMFNALKKVKAWIPIDGTYDLGPGPRMAESKRQWAYELSKCMTCGVCLEACPNVNDRNSFIGPASISQVRLFNAHPTGEMNAHERLDALMEEGGIEGCGNSQNCVRSCPKGIPLTTSIAAMNRDTTKQLFKQWLGM, via the coding sequence ATGGCGGAAGCTACTACTGCAACGAAAGCGACCACGGCTACGGGTCGTAAAGTCAAGTTCATCATTACGCGACGGGAACGTCCGGATGCCTCCCCATTCACGGAGGAATTCGAAGTTCCGTACCGCCCGAATATGAACGTCATTAGCGCGTTGATGGAAATTCAGCGCAATCCCGTTAAATCCAACGGAGAGAAAACCGCTCCGGTCTGCTGGGAATCCAACTGTCTGGAAGAAGTGTGCGGAGCTTGCTCGATGGTCATCAACGGCAAGCCGCGCCAAGCGTGCAGCTCGCTCATCGATAAGCTGGAGCAGCCGATTCGCTTGGAGCCGATGGCGACTTTCCCTGTCGTAAGGGATTTGGTCATCAACCGCGAACGGATGTTCAACGCGCTTAAGAAGGTTAAAGCTTGGATTCCGATCGACGGTACGTACGATCTTGGACCGGGTCCTCGCATGGCCGAATCGAAACGCCAATGGGCTTACGAGCTGTCCAAGTGCATGACTTGCGGCGTTTGCCTCGAGGCTTGCCCGAACGTCAACGATAGGAACAGCTTCATCGGCCCGGCGTCGATCTCGCAAGTTCGCTTGTTCAACGCCCATCCAACGGGCGAAATGAACGCTCACGAGCGTCTTGACGCGCTGATGGAAGAAGGCGGCATCGAAGGCTGCGGTAACTCGCAGAACTGCGTTCGCTCCTGTCCGAAAGGCATCCCGCTAACGACTTCCATCGCGGCGATGAACAGAGACACGACCAAGCAACTGTTCAAGCAATGGCTTGGCATGTAA
- a CDS encoding 3D domain-containing protein codes for MKHGLKKLSIRSSALLLGAALALPGLTAHAATTHTAKNSDTFWKLSTQYKVPLQKLMNANPSVDPLNIYTGLKLVIPSSTANSGSASKATAAADSSKPVQMQSTSTAESLAYSKIIDIKASAYSAAAEENGGWGAVDYFGNPLKLGTIAVDPKVIAFGTRVYIEGYDFNGLPQGGMYARALDAGGAIKGKRIDIFVPGSRSFVSSFGFQNVKVYILE; via the coding sequence ATGAAACACGGTTTGAAAAAATTGAGCATACGATCTTCAGCGCTTCTTCTTGGAGCGGCATTGGCACTACCGGGACTGACAGCACACGCGGCAACGACTCACACCGCTAAAAATTCCGATACGTTTTGGAAGCTTTCAACCCAATACAAAGTGCCGCTTCAGAAATTGATGAACGCGAACCCTTCCGTCGATCCTTTGAATATCTACACCGGATTAAAGCTTGTGATCCCGAGCAGCACGGCCAACTCCGGGAGCGCTTCCAAGGCGACAGCCGCTGCCGACTCGAGCAAGCCCGTCCAAATGCAATCGACGTCGACCGCGGAGTCGCTCGCTTACTCCAAAATTATCGACATTAAAGCTTCGGCTTATTCGGCTGCTGCCGAGGAGAACGGCGGATGGGGGGCTGTCGATTATTTCGGCAATCCGCTTAAGCTCGGAACGATAGCCGTGGACCCGAAAGTCATCGCCTTCGGAACGAGAGTATACATTGAAGGATACGATTTCAATGGCTTGCCTCAGGGAGGCATGTACGCGCGGGCATTGGATGCGGGTGGCGCGATCAAGGGCAAACGAATCGATATTTTCGTTCCGGGTTCCCGTTCTTTCGTCTCGAGTTTCGGTTTTCAGAACGTCAAAGTCTACATTTTAGAATAG
- a CDS encoding potassium channel family protein: MKMNQFVIIGLGRFGSSLGAELIKLGYEVLGVDRDEEKVQELSNILTHAVVADATEEEVLRSIGARNFDCGVVAIGDDIQASILATILLKDLGVKKVVAKAVSDLHGRVLERVGVDRIIYPERDMGVRVAHQLVSPNLLDYIELSKQYTIAELAVPECLSGKSLDDVNPRGRFGCSIVAINKPKGIIIAPVAKDTLSKDDVMVVIGTNDQIEQFQESIGQ, encoded by the coding sequence ATGAAGATGAATCAATTCGTTATTATAGGGTTGGGACGGTTCGGATCGAGTTTAGGCGCGGAGTTGATCAAATTAGGTTATGAAGTGCTTGGCGTGGACCGCGACGAAGAGAAAGTACAAGAACTGTCCAACATTCTTACGCACGCGGTCGTTGCGGACGCTACGGAGGAAGAGGTGCTGCGTTCGATCGGCGCCCGGAACTTCGATTGCGGCGTCGTGGCGATCGGGGACGATATACAGGCGAGTATACTGGCAACGATTCTGTTGAAGGATCTCGGCGTCAAGAAGGTCGTGGCGAAAGCGGTATCCGATCTGCACGGCCGCGTATTGGAGCGGGTCGGCGTGGACAGGATTATCTATCCGGAACGGGATATGGGGGTTCGCGTGGCCCATCAGCTCGTTTCGCCGAACTTGTTGGATTATATCGAGCTGTCCAAGCAATATACGATAGCGGAGCTTGCGGTTCCGGAATGCCTGTCGGGCAAGTCGCTGGACGATGTGAACCCGAGGGGGAGATTCGGTTGCAGCATCGTGGCTATCAACAAACCGAAGGGGATCATCATCGCTCCCGTGGCGAAGGATACCTTATCGAAGGACGACGTGATGGTCGTTATCGGCACGAATGATCAGATCGAGCAATTCCAAGAGTCGATCGGACAATAG
- a CDS encoding succinate dehydrogenase cytochrome b558 subunit — protein sequence MKGNSYLPRKLHSLLGVIPLGLFIIEHALTNYSAYEGGQEGFTKSIDFLNSVPLVFWLELFVIWLPILFHGVYGLYIAYQSNINTGRFSYGRNWAFTLQRITGVITFIFVAWHFYETRFQITLGNVTHEELGQHMNGIVSDPLVFTAYIIGVIAATFHFANGLWAFLVSWGITVGPRAQKVSSNICMVIFVILSALFLLSLFAFRGDEFASAAATALSSVSIG from the coding sequence ATGAAAGGTAATTCTTATTTACCGAGAAAGCTTCATTCGTTGCTTGGCGTAATTCCGCTTGGATTGTTCATTATCGAGCATGCGCTGACGAACTATTCCGCTTACGAAGGCGGACAGGAGGGCTTCACGAAAAGCATCGACTTCTTGAACAGCGTACCTCTTGTATTCTGGCTGGAATTGTTCGTTATCTGGTTGCCCATTTTATTCCATGGGGTATACGGACTGTACATCGCGTATCAATCGAACATTAACACGGGCCGATTCAGCTATGGCCGCAACTGGGCGTTCACGTTGCAACGGATTACGGGGGTAATCACGTTTATTTTCGTGGCATGGCATTTCTACGAAACCCGATTCCAGATTACGCTCGGCAACGTTACGCATGAAGAACTGGGTCAACACATGAACGGAATCGTTAGCGACCCGCTCGTCTTCACGGCTTACATCATCGGCGTAATCGCCGCGACGTTCCACTTCGCGAACGGTTTGTGGGCTTTCTTGGTGAGCTGGGGAATTACGGTTGGCCCGCGCGCTCAGAAAGTTTCCTCTAATATTTGCATGGTCATCTTCGTAATCTTGTCGGCACTGTTCTTGTTGTCCTTGTTCGCATTCCGCGGCGACGAGTTCGCATCGGCTGCAGCAACGGCGTTAAGTTCAGTCTCGATCGGTTAG
- the sdhA gene encoding succinate dehydrogenase flavoprotein subunit: MATQKVIVVGGGLAGLMATIKAAEAGVRVDLFSLVPVKRSHSVCAQGGINGAVNTKGEGDSPWEHFDDTVYGGDFLANQPPVKAMCEAAPGIIHLMDRMGVMFSRTPEGLLDFRRFGGTQYHRTAFAGATTGQQLLYALDEQVRRWEVAGLVQKFEHWEFTGAVIDDDGVCRGISAQDLRTMESVTFRGDAVILATGGPGIIFGKTTNSVINTGTAASAVYQQGVHYANGEFIQIHPTAIPGDDKNRLMSESARGEGGRIWTYKDGKPWYFLEEKYPAYGNLVPRDIATREIFDVCVNQNLGINGENRVYLDLSHKDPKELDVKLGGIIEIYEKFTGDDPRKIPMQIFPAVHYSMGGLWVDYNQMTNVPGLFACGECDYQYHGANRLGANSLLSAIFGGMVTGPKAIEYIRGLKKSAEDVSESVFENERKKQANKFESILKMDGKENAYVLSRELGEWMTNNMTVVRYNKKLEETIGKIKELKQRYKNININDTANWNNAGAAFTRQLWNMLELAEAMTAGALQRDESRGAHYKPDFPERDDDNFLKTTLASFTPEGPQISYEDVDVSLIKPRKRDYSTNKKKEG, from the coding sequence ATGGCTACTCAAAAAGTAATTGTCGTCGGAGGCGGACTTGCCGGATTAATGGCGACGATTAAAGCGGCGGAAGCGGGAGTTCGGGTCGATCTATTCTCGCTGGTACCGGTTAAAAGATCTCACTCCGTATGCGCGCAAGGCGGTATTAACGGAGCTGTAAATACAAAAGGCGAAGGCGATTCCCCTTGGGAGCACTTTGACGATACGGTGTATGGAGGCGACTTCCTCGCGAATCAACCTCCGGTTAAAGCAATGTGCGAAGCGGCGCCCGGCATTATCCACTTGATGGACCGGATGGGCGTAATGTTCAGCCGTACCCCGGAAGGATTGCTCGATTTCCGCCGGTTCGGAGGAACGCAATATCACCGTACGGCATTCGCCGGAGCTACGACGGGACAGCAACTGTTGTACGCGCTGGACGAGCAGGTTCGGCGTTGGGAAGTCGCGGGACTGGTGCAGAAATTCGAGCATTGGGAATTTACGGGAGCGGTCATCGATGACGACGGAGTTTGCCGCGGGATTTCCGCGCAAGATCTGCGCACGATGGAATCGGTCACGTTCCGCGGCGATGCGGTCATTCTGGCCACCGGCGGTCCCGGGATTATTTTCGGCAAAACGACGAACTCCGTAATCAATACGGGAACGGCGGCGAGCGCGGTTTATCAGCAAGGCGTGCATTATGCGAACGGGGAGTTCATTCAGATTCACCCGACCGCGATTCCCGGCGACGACAAAAACCGTCTCATGAGCGAATCGGCAAGGGGAGAAGGCGGCCGGATCTGGACCTATAAAGACGGCAAGCCTTGGTACTTCCTCGAAGAAAAATATCCGGCATACGGTAACCTCGTTCCGCGGGATATCGCGACTCGCGAAATCTTCGACGTGTGCGTAAACCAGAATCTCGGCATCAACGGCGAGAACAGAGTTTATCTCGATCTTTCGCATAAGGATCCGAAGGAGCTTGACGTTAAGCTTGGAGGAATTATCGAAATCTACGAGAAGTTCACCGGAGACGATCCGCGGAAAATTCCGATGCAGATCTTCCCGGCGGTTCACTATTCGATGGGCGGCTTGTGGGTCGATTACAATCAAATGACGAACGTTCCGGGGCTATTCGCTTGCGGAGAGTGCGATTATCAATATCACGGCGCGAACCGTCTCGGCGCGAACTCCTTGTTGTCCGCGATCTTCGGCGGCATGGTAACCGGACCGAAAGCGATCGAGTACATCCGTGGATTGAAAAAATCGGCCGAGGACGTATCGGAGAGCGTATTCGAGAACGAGCGCAAAAAACAAGCGAACAAATTCGAGTCGATCCTGAAAATGGACGGCAAGGAAAACGCTTATGTATTGAGCAGAGAGCTCGGCGAATGGATGACGAACAACATGACCGTCGTCCGTTACAACAAGAAGCTGGAAGAGACCATCGGCAAGATCAAGGAACTCAAACAGCGTTACAAAAATATTAATATCAACGATACCGCGAATTGGAATAACGCGGGAGCGGCGTTTACCCGTCAGCTGTGGAACATGCTTGAGCTGGCCGAGGCGATGACGGCAGGGGCGCTTCAACGCGACGAAAGCCGCGGAGCTCACTATAAGCCGGACTTCCCTGAACGCGACGACGATAACTTCTTGAAGACGACTTTAGCGTCGTTTACGCCGGAAGGTCCGCAGATTTCGTACGAGGACGTCGATGTATCGTTGATTAAGCCGCGGAAGCGCGACTACTCCACCAACAAGAAGAAGGAGGGCTAA